In Xiphophorus couchianus chromosome 8, X_couchianus-1.0, whole genome shotgun sequence, the following proteins share a genomic window:
- the marveld2a gene encoding MARVEL domain-containing protein 2, whose product MSYGGGYHGRTERVRQSPLYDQVPHESLPLAESYDLQPLKEQRSPHLAKSADPLPPPPLPDQPPVGPEFDPSNSEEDTDPEPDPAIDIKPVHRFIPDSWKNFFRGSNRSSKKAWSMPESSSNNNNSTTEGVRCSPPHSPSLPGSYRDPYGGSGSSYNSGKELLNGQDAHGSVSGHTQHTALTYSERVEEYHQRYGYMKSWAGLLRILGCVELLLGAAVFACVCAYIHKDNEWYNMFGYSSPGGGYGGGYGGMYGGSYYTGPKTPFVLVVAGLAWLVTVILLVLGMTMYYRTILLDSNWWPLTEFVLNLALAILYMAAAIVYVTDTNRGGLCFNPGFSNPVNGAFCRVEAGQTAAIIFLFVTMVVYLIGAIVCLKLWRHEAARRYQEQHGQQMVPSEMHVVQSLAVPDSAPAPRFPEQVQGSSVVPIQAAPKPFPPKVIQGAIPSGHIPKPVIVPDYLAKYLVIRSDEERDQYRAVFNDQYAEYKELHADVQATLKKFDEMDAMMRSLPQNPSTQMEVERIHRILQEYQKKKNDPTFLEKKERCEYLKSKLSHIKQRIQEYDKVMEWNDGFS is encoded by the exons ATGTCCTATGGAGGAGGTTACCACGGACGCACTGAGCGTGTCCGCCAGTCGCCGCTTTATGACCAGGTTCCCCATGAGTCCTTACCCCTGGCCGAGTCGTACGACCTGCAGCCCCTGAAGGAGCAGAGGTCCCCCCATCTGGCCAAGAGCGCCGACCCTCTCCCTCCTCCGCCTCTGCCAGACCAGCCCCCTGTCGGCCCCGAGTTCGACCCCAGCAACAGCGAGGAGGACACCGACCCAGAGCCGGACCCCGCCATTGACATCAAGCCAGTCCACCGGTTCATCCCCGACTCCTGGAAGAACTTCTTCCGAGGGAGCAACCGCAGCAGCAAGAAGGCGTGGTCCATGCCTGAGTCCtccagcaacaacaacaacagcaccACTGAGGGGGTGCGTTGCTCTCCGCCGCACTCCCCGTCCCTCCCCGGGTCCTACCGGGACCCGTATGGCGGCTCCGGGAGCAGCTACAACTCCGGCAAGGAGCTTTTAAACGGACAGGACGCCCATGGGTCGGTGTCGGGCCACACGCAGCACACAGCTCTGACCTACAGCGAGCGGGTGGAGGAGTACCACCAGCGTTATGGCTACATGAAGTCGTGGGCGGGGCTGCTGAGGATCCTGGGCTgcgtggagctgctgctgggggCCGCTGTGTTCGCCTGCGTCTGCGCTTACATCCACAAAGACAATGAGTGGTACAACATGTTCGGCTACTCTTCTCCTGGAGGAGGATACGGAGGAGGATACGGGGGAATGTACGGAGGATCGTACTACACCGGGCCCAAGACTCCGTTTGTGTTGGTGGTGGCGGGACTGGCCTGGCTGGTGACGGTGATCCTGCTGGTGCTGGGGATGACCATGTACTACCGCACCATCCTGCTGGACTCCAACTGGTGGCCCCTGACTGAGTTTGTGTTAAACCTGGCTCTGGCCATACTATACATGGCAGCAG CCATTGTCTACGTCACAGACACCAATCGCGGAGGTCTCTGCTTCAACCCGGGCTTCAGCAACCCAGTAAATGGGGCCTTCTGCAGAGTAGAAGCTGGTCAGACCGCCgccatcatcttcctcttcgTCACCATGGTTGTGTATCTGATCGGGGCCATCGTTTGTCTCAAGCTGTGGAGGCACGAGGCCGCCCGCAGGTACCAGGAGCAGCACGGCCAGCAG ATGGTGCCTTCTGAGATGCATGTTGTGCAGTCACTT GCGGTTCCAGATTCTGCTCCGGCCCCCAGATTCCCAGAGCAGGTCCAAGGCTCCTCGGTCGTTCCCATCCAAGCTGCACCCAAACCATTTCCTCCAAAGGTCATTCAGGGAGCCATACCGTCAGGTCATATCCCCAAGCCGGTCATTGTGCCTGATTATCTTGC GAAGTACCTAGTGATCCGGTCTGATGAAGAGCGGGACCAGTACCGAGCCGTGTTCAACGACCAGTACGCAGAGTACAAGGAGCTCCACGCCGACGTGCAGGCCACGCTGAAGAAGTTTGATGAGATGGACGCCATGATGCGCAGTCTGCCTCAGAACCCCAGCACCCAAATG